A DNA window from Fragaria vesca subsp. vesca linkage group LG3, FraVesHawaii_1.0, whole genome shotgun sequence contains the following coding sequences:
- the LOC101310297 gene encoding dol-P-Man:Man(6)GlcNAc(2)-PP-Dol alpha-1,2-mannosyltransferase-like yields the protein MALSTRQRRPQPSDPSSSSSPSVSYTKVDKQPKSGGVTAEKGFSWFVPLLALGMLRYMSATSNIIHDCDEVFNYWEPLHYLLYKSGFQTWEYSSQFALRSYLYILFHELVARPASWWFGEEKVRVFYAVRMFLGLISVITETILVYALSRKYGKRLASYTLAMLCLTSGCFFASTSFLPSSFSMYAVSLSSGLFLLDKHAMAVSVAAAGVILGWPFSILVFLPVTIYSLARRFKLAFIAGAATSIVILALSVLVDHSYYSRWTSSVLNLLVYNVAGGGESHLYGTEGPLFYLQNGFNNFNFCFVLALLFLVMLPIAKKKYSPDLLIVLSPIYIWLAFMSLQPHKEERFLYPIYPLICVAASAVIESFPDVFRSKYNPHDESALVMATKILRPVILSLILCASHARTFSLINGYSAPIEIYKLLEHHEDAGPGSVLCVGSEWHRFPSSFFVPDYVGEVRWIDDGFRGLLPFPFNSTLGGTAAAPPYLNNKNKASDEQYLRDLEHCTFLVELELSRPFPSRGSDSSTWEVIAALPYLDRELSPAKYRSFFIPYVWMHKNIFGKYKLLRRVPK from the exons ATGGCTCTCTCAACCCGGCAGAGACGTCCTCAGCCGTCCGATCCTTCGTCCTCATCGTCGCCGTCTGTATCCTACACCAAAGTCGACAAGCAACCCAAATCAGGCGGCGTCACGGCGGAGAAGGGCTTCAGCTGGTTCGTTCCGCTCCTTGCTTTGGGTATGCTCCGCTACATGAGCGCCACGTCGAACATCATTCACGACTGCGATGAGGTCTTTAACTACTGGGAGCCTCTTCATTACCTTCTCTACAAATCTGGCTTCCAGACTTGGGAATACAG TTCTCAGTTTGCACTTCGGTCATATTTGTACATTCTTTTCCATGAATTGGTGGCTCGGCCGGCTTCATGGTGGTTCGGTGAGGAAAAA GTGAGAGTGTTTTATGCTGTTAGGATGTTTCTTGGACTCATTTCTGTTATTACTGAAACCATTCTGGTTTATGCTCTGTCAAGAAAGTATGGGAAACGTCTCGCGTCGTATACACTTGCCATGCTATGCTTAACCAGCGGTTGTTTCTTTGCTAGTACAA GTTTCTTGCCAAGTTCGTTCTCTATGTATGCCGTCTCTCTTTCATCAGGGTTGTTTCTTCTAGACAAACATGCCATGGCAGTTTCAGTTGCAGCTGCTGGTGTAATCCTTGGCTGGCCTTTCTCAATCTTGGTTTTTCTGCCTGTCACAATCTACTCTCTAGCTAGAAGGTTCAAACTAGCATTTATTGCTGGTGCTGCCACCTCTATTGTTATTCTT GCACTGTCGGTTCTCGTTGACCACAGCTACTACAGCAGATGGACCTCATCTGTGTTAAACTTATTGGTCTACAATGTGGCAGGAGGCGGTGAGAGCCATTTGTATGGAACTGAAGGACCGCTCTTTTATCTGCAGAATGGGTTTAACAATTTTAACTTCTGTTTCGTACTCGCATTACTGTTTCTGGTAATGCTGCCAATCGCAAAGAAAAAGTATTCCCCTGACCTGCTGATTGTGCTCTCGCCGATATATATTTGGTTGGCATTTATGTCTCTGCAGCCTCATAAAGAAGAAAG GTTTCTTTATCCGATATATCCACTAATTTGTGTTGCCGCCTCAGCTGTTATTGAGAGCTTTCCTGATGTTTTTCGATCCAAGTATAATCCCCATGATGAATCTGCATTGGTTATG GCCACAAAGATTCTGAGGCCAGTGATTCTTAGTCTTATTCTGTGTGCTTCCCATGCTCGAACGTTTTCACTTATCAATGGATATTCTGCTCCTATAGAGATATACAAGCTTTTGGAGCATCATGAAGATGCAGGACCAG GTTCTGTACTTTGTGTTGGAAGTGAATGGCACCGTTTCCCATCATCCTTCTTTGTTCCTGATTATGTGGGAGAGGTCCGTTGGATAGATGACGGGTTCCGAGGACTCCTTCCATTCCCATTCAATTCTACGTTGGGTGGAACAGCAGCAGCCCCACCATATCTTAACAATAAGAACAAAGCCTCTGATGAGCAATAT CTCCGGGATCTTGAACATTGTACATTCCTTGTTGAGCTCGAGCTTAGTCGACCCTTCCCTTCTCGTGGAAGTGATTCATCAACTTGGGAG GTCATTGCAGCATTGCCTTACCTGGACAGGGAGCTATCCCCTGCCAAGTACCGCTCATTTTTCATCCCTTATGTGTGGATGCACAAGAATATTTTTGGCAAGTACAAGCTACTTAGAAGAGTACCGAAATGA
- the LOC101304551 gene encoding uncharacterized protein LOC101304551, which translates to MASRRLLSPLLRSSAKFPISNYNPTLSTPSQSPLRDALLSGHRMLHAASSLTTNSQVPALLCRIPSAVQYQATTATYLGGFRTTYQRFISSAQAINVPSVQQTLATRTKVVDFLAPYQRRGNIGLFGGATVGKNYAYYSAQPGGGGSGGFRKGWRKGRMHGLSCRGNRISFGKYGLQALEPAWITARQLEAGRRAMSRNARGGGKIWVRVITDKPVTAKPTEVRMGKGKGAVSHRVAVVLPGRILYEVSGVAENVARRAITIAGSKMPIKTKFVVSG; encoded by the exons ATGGCGTCGCGTCGGCTCTTATCCCCTCTTCTCCGATCATCGGCCAAATTCCCGATCTCAAACTATAACCCCACTCTCTCAACCCCGTCGCAATCGCCCCTCCGGGATGCTCTTCTCAGCGGCCACCGTATGCTCCACGCCGCTTCTTCTCTCACC ACTAATTCACAGGTGCCTGCTTTGCTTTGTCGTATCCCATCTGCTGTCCAATACCAAGCTACTACAGCTACTTATCTTGGAGGGTTTAGAACAACCTACCAGCGTTTCATCTCTTCTGCCCAAGCTATTAATGTGCCTTCTGTCCAACAGACTCTTGCTACTAGAACTAAG GTTGTTGACTTTCTTGCTCCATACCAAAGAAGAGGAAATATTGGGTTATTTGGTGGGGCTACTGTAGGGAAGAATTACGCTTACTATTCAGCTCAACCTGGTGGTGGTGGAAGTGGAGG ATTCCGAAAAGGATGGCGCAAGGGAAGAATGCATGGACTTTCTTGTCGAGGTAATCGTATCAGCTTTGGTAAATATGGTCTTCAAGCGCTTGAACCTGCTTGGATCACAGCTAGACAATTAGAAGCAGGGCGGAGAGCTATGTCACGAAATGCACGTGGCGGAGGGAAAATATGGGTACGAGTAATTACAGACAAACCAGTTACAGCAAAGCCTACAGAAGTACGTATGGGGAAGGGAAAAGGAGCTGTCTCGCATAGGGTGGCTGTTGTTTTACCAGGGAGAATACTTTATGAAGTGAGCGGAGTTGCAGAAAATGTAGCCAGAAGGGCTATTACAATAGCTGGATCGAAAATGCCTATAAAAACTAAATTTGTCGTCTCAGGGTAG
- the LOC101309134 gene encoding phosphoenolpyruvate carboxylase, housekeeping isozyme-like: MAYRSLEKLASIDAQLRALVPAKVSEDDKLVEYDALLLDRFLDILQDLHGEDLRETVQSCYELSAEYEGKHDPQKLAELGNVLTSLDPGDSIVIAKSFAHMLSLANLAEEVQIAYRRRNKLKKGDFADENSATTESDIEETLKRLVGEFKKSPEEVFDALKNQTVDLVFTAHPTQSVRRSLLQKHGRIRNCLTQLYAKDITPDDKQEIDEALQREIQAAFRTDEIRRTAPTPQDEMRAGMSYFHETIWNGVPKFLRRVDTALKNIGIDERVPYNAPLIQFSSWMGGDRDGNPRVTPEVTRDVCLLARMMAANMYYSQIEDLMFELSMWRCTDELRVRADVLHRSTRRDAKHYIEFWKQVPPNEPYRVILGDLRDKLYHTRERSRQLLASGHSEIPEEAALTSVEQFLEPLELCYRSLCSCGDRAIADGSLLDFLRQVSTFGLSLVRLDIRQESDRHTDVMDAITKHLEIGSYREWSEERRQEWLLSELSGKRPLFGRDLPKTEEIADVLDTLHVIAELPADNFGAYIISMATAPSDVLAVELLQRECHVKTPLRVVPLFEKLADLEAAPAALSRLFSIDWYKERIRGKQEVMIGYSDSGKDAGRFSAAWQLYKAQEDLIKVAKDFGVKLTMFHGRGGTVGRGGGPTHLAILSQPPDTIHGSLRVTVQGEVIEQSFGEELLCFRTLQRFTAATLEHGMHSQVSPKPEWRKLMDEMAVVSTEAYRNIVFKEPRFVEYFRLATPELEYGRMNIGSRPSKRKPSGGIESLRAIPWIFAWTQTRFHLPVWLGFGEAFKHVIEKDIRNLHMLQDMYNQWPFFRVTIDLVEMVFAKGNPGIAALYDKLLVSEDLWSFGERLRADYAETQKYLLQIAGHKDLLEGDPHLKQRLRLRDSYITTLNVCQAYTLKRIRDPTYHVTVRPHLSKDIMESNKPADELVKLNPTSEYAPGLEDTLILTMKGIAAGLQNTG; this comes from the exons ATGGCTTATAGGAGTTTGGAGAAGTTGGCGTCTATTGACGCTCAGCTTCGGGCTCTGGTTCCGGCCAAAGTGAGCGAGGACGACAAGCTTGTTGAGTATGATGCTCTGCTTTTGGATCGGTTTCTGGATATTCTCCAAGATTTGCATGGGGAAGATCTCAGGGAAACG GTCCAATCCTGTTATGAGCTTTCTGCTGAGTATGAAGGAAAGCATGATCCACAAAAACTTGCAGAACTTGGAAATGTACTGACAAGTTTGGATCCTGGGGATTCCATTGTTATAGCAAAATCCTTCGCTCACATGCTTAGCTTGGCCAACTTGGCTGAGGAGGTCCAGATTGCTTACCGCAGACGAAACAAACTGAAAAAGGGTGACTTTGCAGATGAAAATTCTGCAACAACTGAGTCAGACATTGAAGAAACTCTCAAGAGGCTTGTGGGGGAATTTAAGAAGTCTCCTGAAGAGGTTTTTGATGCTCTTAAAAATCAGACTGTAGATCTTGTCTTCACTGCTCATCCTACACAATCAGTCCGTAGATCCTTGCTTCAGAAGCATGGGAG GATCCGGAATTGCTTAACGCAGTTGTATGCCAAAGACATCACTCCTGATGATAAGCAGGAGATTGATGAGGCGCTTCAGAGAGAG ATTCAAGCTGCATTTCGTACGGATGAGATCCGTAGAACAGCTCCGACTCCCCAAGATGAGATGAGGGCAGGGATGAGCTACTTCCATGAAACAATCTGGAATGGTGTCCCAAAGTTTCTGCGACGTGTTGACACAGCTTTGAAGAATATTGGGATTGATGAACGCGTTCCCTATAATGCCCCACTTATTCAGTTCTCTTCTTGGATGGGTGGTGATCGTGATG GTAATCCAAGAGTAACTCCTGAAGTCACAAGGGATGTGTGCCTTCTGGCTAGAATGATGGCTGCTAATATGTACTATTCTCAGATAGAGGATCTCATGTTTGAG TTGTCTATGTGGCGCTGCACTGATGAACTCCGTGTTCGTGCTGATGTACTTCACAGGTCCACAAGGAGAGATGCAAAGCACTACATAG AATTTTGGAAGCAAGTTCCTCCCAATGAACCTTACCGTGTGATCCTTGGTGATTTAAGGGATAAGCTTTATCATACACGTGAGCGTTCTCGTCAGTTGTTAGCCAGTGGGCACTCTGAGATTCCTGAGGAAGCAGCATTGACCAGTGTTGAGCAG TTCCTGGAACCACTCGAACTATGCTATAGATCACTCTGCTCTTGTGGTGATCGGGCAATTGCCGATGGCTCCCTTCTTGACTTCTTAAGGCAAGTCTCCACCTTTGGGCTTTCGCTTGTGAGACTTGATATTCGGCAAGAATCCGATAGGCACACTGATGTCATGGATGCCATCACCAAGCATCTGGAAATTGGCTCCTATAGAGAATGGTCTGAAGAACGCCGTCAGGAGTGGCTTCTATCTGAACTTAGTGGCAAGCGTCCGTTGTTTGGCCGTGATCTTCCAAAGACTGAAGAAATTGCTGATGTTTTAGATACATTGCATGTGATAGCAGAACTCCCTGCTGACAACTTTGGAGCATACATCATCTCAATGGCAACCGCTCCATCTGATGTCCTTGCAGTTGAGCTCCTGCAACGTGAATGTCATGTGAAGACCCCACTAAGAGTCGTTCCACTGTTTGAGAAGCTTGCAGATTTGGAGGCTGCTCCTGCTGCGTTGTCTCGGCTCTTCTCAATTGATTGGTATAAGGAAAGGATCCGTGGAAAGCAAGAAGTCATGATTGGGTACTCAGATTCTGGTAAAGATGCAGGGCGTTTCTCAGCTGCCTGGCAGTTATACAAGGCCCAGGAGGACCTTATAAAGGTTGCCAAGGATTTTGGTGTGAAGCTAACTATGTTCCATGGTCGTGGTGGGACTGTTGGAAGGGGAGGTGGACCAACCCATCTTGCTATATTGTCTCAGCCACCTGATACGATTCATGGTTCCCTCCGTGTGACTGTCCAAGGTGAAGTTATTGAGCAGTCCTTTGGAGAGGAGCTCTTGTGTTTTAGAACACTCCAGCGTTTCACAGCTGCTACACTAGAGCATGGAATGCATTCCCAAGTTTCACCAAAACCAGAATGGCGTAAACTTATGGATGAAATGGCTGTTGTATCTACCGAGGCCTACCGTAATATTGTTTTCAAAGAACCCAGATTCGTCGAGTATTTTCGTCTG GCTACACCTGAGCTGGAGTATGGTCGGATGAACATTGGCAGTCGCCCATCAAAGCGAAAGCCTAGTGGAGGCATTGAGTCACTTCGTGCAATCCCATGGATCTTTGCCTGGACACAAACAAGGTTCCATCTTCCAGTGTGGTTGGGCTTTGGAGAAGCTTTCAAACATGTCATTGAGAAGGACATTAGGAACCTTCACATGCTGCAAGATATGTACAATCAATGGCCATTTTTCAGGGTCACCATTGATTTAGTTGAAATGGTGTTTGCCAAAGGAAACCCCGGAATTGCTGCTTTGTATGATAAACTCCTTGTTTCAGAAGACCTATGGTCATTCGGAGAGCGTTTGAGAGCTGACTATGCAGAAACCCAGAAATATCTTTTGCAG ATTGCTGGACACAAGGATCTTCTTGAAGGAGACCCCCATCTGAAGCAAAGACTTCGCCTGCGTGATTCGTACATCACCACTCTCAATGTCTGCCAAGCATATACACTGAAACGGATCCGAGATCCTACCTACCATGTGACTGTTCGACCACATCTGTCCAAGGATATTATGGAGTCAAACAAACCAGCTGATGAACTTGTGAAGCTGAACCCAACAAGTGAGTATGCCCCTGGTTTGGAGGACACCCTTATCTTGACGATGAAGGGTATTGCAGCTGGCTTGCAGAACACTGGTTAA